The Burkholderia mayonis genome window below encodes:
- a CDS encoding complex I NDUFA9 subunit family protein — translation MQGQTIAVLGGTGFIGSRLVNALVGAGAHVRIAARRREHARHLATLPVEIAELSAFDVRELARFVAGAHAAVNLVGVLHGGRGKPYGEGFERLHVALPAALAAACIEVHVPRVLHVSALGADPRAPSMYLRSKGDGEAALHAQAAAGVLDVTVFRPSIVFGPGDAFLNTFARLQRIFPVVPLAMPDALMQPIYVGDVAQAIANACARDATRGKTYELGGPRTYRLEELVRYAGRLVGRSARIVRLPDALARLQACVFEMLPGEPLITRDNLASLSVPSVMTGPIAPELGITPASLESIAPTYIGDAAMRSRFSDWRARR, via the coding sequence ATGCAGGGCCAGACCATCGCCGTGCTCGGCGGCACGGGCTTTATCGGCAGCAGGCTCGTCAACGCGCTCGTCGGCGCGGGCGCGCACGTGCGGATCGCGGCGCGGCGCCGCGAGCATGCGCGGCATCTCGCGACGCTGCCCGTCGAGATCGCCGAGCTTTCCGCATTCGACGTGCGCGAACTCGCCCGCTTCGTCGCGGGCGCGCACGCGGCCGTCAATCTCGTCGGCGTGCTGCACGGCGGGCGCGGCAAACCGTACGGCGAAGGCTTCGAGCGGCTGCACGTCGCGCTTCCCGCGGCGCTCGCCGCCGCATGCATCGAAGTGCACGTGCCGCGCGTGCTCCACGTGAGCGCGCTAGGCGCCGATCCGCGCGCGCCCAGCATGTACCTGCGCTCCAAAGGCGACGGCGAGGCCGCGCTGCACGCGCAGGCTGCGGCGGGCGTGCTCGACGTCACGGTGTTCCGGCCGTCGATCGTGTTCGGCCCGGGCGACGCATTCCTCAACACCTTCGCGCGGCTCCAGCGGATTTTCCCGGTGGTGCCGCTCGCGATGCCCGATGCGCTGATGCAGCCGATCTACGTCGGCGACGTCGCGCAGGCGATTGCGAACGCGTGCGCGCGCGACGCGACGCGCGGCAAGACCTACGAGCTCGGCGGGCCGCGCACGTACCGGCTCGAGGAGCTCGTCCGGTATGCGGGCAGGCTCGTCGGCCGCAGCGCGCGGATCGTCCGGCTGCCCGACGCGCTCGCGCGGCTGCAGGCCTGCGTGTTCGAGATGCTGCCGGGCGAGCCGCTGATCACGCGCGACAACCTCGCGTCGCTGTCGGTGCCGAGCGTGATGACGGGACCGATCGCCCCCGAGCTCGGGATCACGCCCGCGAGCCTCGAAAGCATCGCGCCGACCTACATCGGCGATGCCGCGATGCGCTCGCGCTTTTCCGACTGGCGCGCACGCCGGTAA
- a CDS encoding lytic transglycosylase domain-containing protein encodes MSTSLFRVYRAVAAPLVAAVLAAGTAACAAQTVDDMTSSDDQVFVQLREAARRNDPVRAAQLASTIPNYPAPSYLEYFQIKPQLFDSSGHARLDAPDAPVLSFLSRYDGQAIADRMRNDYLLVLGARHDWRNFDEQYKRFVLDDDTQVKCYSLESRAARGENVADMARELLVEPKYYGDACVDLITALATNKQFSSDDVWAQVRLAYEQNYTTLGGKIADALGPRPAGFDQATSAPPLFLARGVGADATSRQLALLAITRMARNDPETAAGQLRSLASTLSATEQAIGWGEIGYQAAIKRLPQAAAWYRQSMDAPLTNPVYEWRVRAALLAGDWPMVRRSIEQMPAPLRDDTTWIYWRARALKASGDTLKANQEFERIAGQFNFYGQLAGEELGQKTVVPARTKVTDAEIDAMNKVPGFALAQRFYALNLRLEGNREWNWPLRGMTDRQLLAAAEYGKRVDLLDRTVNTADRTTAEHDFSLRYPSPYRDIVERYARTNGLDIEWAYGLIRQESRFITNARSSVGAGGLMQLMPATAQLVAKKLGLGTVTRAQMHDIDTNVQLGTWYLSDIYQKFDDSAVLATAGYNAGPGRPAQWRQALARPVEGAVFAETIPFNETREYVKNVLSNETYYAALFEKKPQSLKARLGFIAP; translated from the coding sequence GCGGTCGCGGCGCCCCTCGTCGCAGCCGTGCTGGCCGCAGGGACGGCCGCCTGCGCCGCGCAGACCGTCGACGACATGACGTCGAGCGACGACCAGGTCTTCGTCCAACTTCGCGAAGCCGCGCGCAGGAACGATCCGGTGCGCGCCGCGCAACTCGCGTCGACAATCCCGAACTACCCGGCGCCGTCGTATCTCGAATACTTCCAGATCAAGCCGCAGCTGTTCGATTCGTCGGGCCACGCGCGGCTCGACGCGCCCGACGCGCCGGTGCTGTCGTTCCTGTCGCGCTACGACGGCCAGGCGATCGCCGACCGGATGCGCAACGACTACCTGCTCGTGCTCGGCGCGCGCCACGACTGGCGCAACTTCGACGAACAGTACAAGCGCTTCGTGCTCGACGACGACACGCAGGTCAAATGCTATTCGCTCGAATCGCGCGCGGCGCGCGGCGAGAACGTCGCGGACATGGCGCGCGAACTGCTCGTCGAGCCGAAGTACTACGGCGATGCGTGCGTCGACCTCATCACCGCGCTCGCGACGAACAAGCAGTTCTCGAGCGACGACGTATGGGCGCAGGTGCGCCTCGCGTACGAGCAGAACTACACGACGCTCGGCGGCAAGATTGCCGACGCGCTCGGCCCGCGCCCGGCCGGCTTCGACCAGGCGACGAGCGCGCCGCCGCTCTTCCTCGCACGCGGCGTCGGCGCCGACGCGACGTCGCGGCAGCTCGCGCTCCTCGCGATCACGCGGATGGCGCGCAACGATCCGGAGACGGCGGCGGGGCAGCTTAGGTCGCTCGCGTCGACGCTGTCGGCGACCGAGCAGGCAATCGGCTGGGGCGAGATCGGCTATCAGGCGGCGATCAAGCGCCTGCCGCAGGCGGCGGCGTGGTACCGGCAGTCGATGGACGCGCCGCTCACGAATCCGGTGTACGAATGGCGCGTGCGCGCGGCGCTCCTCGCGGGCGACTGGCCGATGGTGCGCCGCTCGATCGAGCAGATGCCCGCGCCGCTGCGCGACGACACGACGTGGATCTACTGGCGCGCCCGCGCGCTGAAGGCGAGCGGCGACACGCTGAAGGCGAACCAGGAATTCGAGCGGATCGCCGGGCAGTTCAACTTCTACGGGCAGCTCGCGGGCGAGGAGCTCGGCCAGAAAACGGTGGTCCCGGCGCGCACGAAGGTGACGGACGCCGAGATCGACGCGATGAACAAGGTGCCGGGCTTCGCGCTCGCGCAGCGGTTCTACGCGCTCAATCTGCGGCTCGAAGGCAATCGCGAATGGAACTGGCCGCTGCGCGGAATGACCGATCGGCAACTGCTCGCCGCGGCCGAGTACGGCAAGCGCGTCGACCTGCTCGATCGCACGGTCAACACCGCCGATCGCACGACGGCCGAGCATGACTTCTCGCTGCGCTATCCGTCGCCGTACCGCGACATCGTCGAACGCTACGCGCGGACCAACGGGCTCGACATCGAATGGGCGTACGGGCTGATCCGCCAGGAGTCGCGCTTCATCACGAACGCGCGCTCGTCGGTGGGCGCGGGCGGCCTGATGCAGCTGATGCCGGCGACCGCGCAGCTCGTCGCGAAAAAGCTCGGCCTCGGCACGGTCACGCGCGCGCAGATGCACGACATCGACACGAACGTACAGCTCGGCACGTGGTATCTGTCCGACATCTATCAGAAGTTCGACGATTCGGCGGTGCTCGCGACGGCGGGCTACAACGCGGGGCCGGGCCGGCCGGCCCAGTGGCGGCAGGCGCTCGCGCGGCCCGTCGAGGGCGCGGTCTTCGCGGAGACGATCCCGTTTAACGAGACGCGCGAATACGTGAAGAACGTGCTGTCGAACGAGACGTACTACGCGGCGCTCTTCGAGAAGAAGCCGCAGTCGCTGAAGGCTCGCCTCGGCTTCATCGCGCCGTAA